The following proteins are co-located in the Ictalurus punctatus breed USDA103 chromosome 14, Coco_2.0, whole genome shotgun sequence genome:
- the ldha gene encoding L-lactate dehydrogenase A chain isoform X1, with the protein MASTKEKLIAHVSTEQPVGCTNKVTVVGVGMVGMAAAISILLKELTDELALVDVMEDKLKGEAMDLQHGSLFLKTHKIVADKDYSVTANSKVVVVTAGARQQEGESRLNLVQRNVNIFKFIIPNIVKYSPNCIMLVVSNPVDILTYVAWKLSGLPRNRVIGSGTNLDSARFRFLMGEKLGLHASSCHGWVIGEHGDSSVPVWSGVNVAGVSLQGLNPDMGTDKDKDEWKNVHKMVVDSAYEVIKLKGYTSWAIGMSVADLCESILKNLHKCHPVSTLVKGMHGVNDEVFLSVPCVLGSSGLTDVVKMTLKPEEEKQLVKSAETLWGVQKELTL; encoded by the exons ATGGCATCCACCAAGGAGAAGCTGATTGCCCATGTGAGCACCGAGCAGCCAGTGGGCTGCACCAACAAGGTGACTGTGGTTGGAGTTGGCATGGTGGGCATGGCCGCTGCCATCAGCATCCTGCTCAAG GAACTTACTGATGAGCTGGCCCtggttgatgtgatggaggataaGCTGAAGGGAGAGGCTATGGACCTGCAGCATGGTAGTCTCTTCCTCAAGACTCATAAAATTGTGGCTGACAAAG ACTACAGCGTGACTGCCAACTCTAAGGTCGTGGTGGTGACCGCTGGGGCTCGccagcaggagggagagagcaGGCTGAACCTGGTGCAGAGGAATGTCAACATCTTTAAGTTTATCATTCCCAACATTGTAAAGTACAGCCCCAACTGTATCATGCTGGTGGTGTCCAACCCAG ttgaTATCCTGACCTACGTGGCATGGAAGCTGAGTGGCCTTCCCCGGAACCGTGTGATTGGTAGCGGCACCAACCTGGACTCTGCTCGATTCCGCTTCCTGATGGGTGAGAAACTGGGTCTGCACGCATCCAGCTGCCACGGCTGGGTGATTGGAGAGCATGGCGACTCCAGCG TGCCTGTATGGAGTGGCGTGAATGTAGCTGGTGTTTCCTTGCAGGGTCTCAACCCAGACATGGGTACAGACAAGGACAAGGATGAGTGGAAGAATGTCCACAAAATGGTGGTTGACAG TGCTTACGAGGTCATCAAGCTGAAGGGCTACACATCCTGGGCTATCGGCATGTCTGTAGCTGACCTGTGTGAGAGCATCCTGAAGAACCTTCACAAATGCCACCCAGTGTCCACCCTGGTCAAG GGAATGCACGGTGTGAATGATGAAGTTTTCCTGAGTGTGCCCTGCGTCCTGGGCAGCAGCGGCCTGACCGACGTGGTGAAAATGACCCTGAAACCGGAAGAGGAGAAACAGCTGGTAAAGAGTGCTGAAACCCTGTGGGGTGTGCAGAAGGAGCTGACCTTATGA
- the LOC108275131 gene encoding tumor susceptibility gene 101 protein isoform X3, with the protein MSLTGTVPVSYRGNVYNIPVCLWLLDTYPYNPPICFVKPTSAMMIKTGKHIDANGKIYLPYLHEWKHPQSDLYGLIQVMIVVFGEEPPVFSRPTTQPSYQAFQAAGPPNQAYMSGMPAVSAYGPNPNPCGYPGYSYPGGSAYPATGGPAHYQSQPQVTTVGPSRDATIGEDTIRASLISAVSDKLRWRMKEEMDRAQAELDALKRTEEDLKKGHQKLEEMVSRLDQEVTEVDRNIELLKKKDEELTEALEKMENQSENNDIDDVIVPTAPLYKQILNLYAEENAIEDTIFYLGEALRRGVIDLEVFLKHVRLLSRKQFQLRALMQKARKTAGLSDLY; encoded by the exons ATGAGTTTAACTGGGACAGTGCCAGTGAGCTACAGAG GAAACGTATACAATATTCCTGTGTGTCTATGGCTGTTGGACACATACCCCTACAACCCGCCCATTTGTTTCGTAAAACCAACGAGTGCGATGATGATCAAGACCGGGAAACACATCGATGCAAACGGCAAGATCTACCTGCCATATCTTCACGAATGGAAGCAT CCTCAGTCTGACCTATACGGCCTGATCCAAGTGATGATTGTTGTTTTTGGAGAAGAGCCTCCAGTGTTCTCTCGGCCTACGACTCAGCCCTCCTACCAGGCTTTCCAGGCCGCAGGACCTCCAAATC AGGCATATATGTCTGGTATGCCTGCTGTATCAGCCTATGGGCCAAACCCTAATCCATG TGGCTACCCAGGATATTCTTACCCTGGAGGGAGCGCGTATCCTGCCACGGGGGGTCCTGCTCACTACCAGTCCCAGCCGCAAGTCACCACTGTGG GTCCGAGTCGAGACGCCACCATTGGGGAGGACACTATCCGTGCCTCTCTCATCTCGGCAGTGAGTGATAAACTGCGCTGGAGGATGAAGGAAGAGATGGATCGGGCTCAGGCAGAGCTGGACGCACTTAAGCGCACCGAAGAGGATCTGAAGAAGGGCCATCAGAAGCTGGAGGAGATGGTGTCCAGGCTTGACCAGGAAGTG actGAGGTGGACAGGAATATTGAGCTCTTAAAGAAGAAAGATGAAGAACTGACAGAGGCTctggagaaaatggagaatCAGTCAGAGAACAATGATATTGATGATGTCATTGTTCCCACAGCGCCACTCTACAAGCAGATCCTGAACCTGTATGCAGAGGAGAACGCCATCGAAGACACCATCTTCTACCTCGGAGAGGCTCTGCGCCGAGGCGTCATTGATCTGGAGGTCTTTCTCAAG CATGTCCGCCTGCTCTCCCGGAAACAGTTCCAGCTGCGAGCGCTTATGCAGAAGGCTCGGAAGACTGCTGGACTCAGTGACCTCTACTGA
- the ldha gene encoding L-lactate dehydrogenase A chain (The RefSeq protein has 1 substitution compared to this genomic sequence) has protein sequence MASTKEKLIAHVSTEQPVGCTNKVTAVGVGMVGMAAAISILLKELTDELALVDVMEDKLKGEAMDLQHGSLFLKTHKIVADKDYSVTANSKVVVVSNPVDILTYVAWKLSGLPRNRVIGSGTNLDSARFRFLMGEKLGLHASSCHGWVIGEHGDSSVPVWSGVNVAGVSLQGLNPDMGTDKDKDEWKNVHKMVVDSAYEVIKLKGYTSWAIGMSVADLCESILKNLHKCHPVSTLVKGMHGVNDEVFLSVPCVLGSSGLTDVVKMTLKPEEEKQLVKSAETLWGVQKELTL, from the exons ATGGCATCCACCAAGGAGAAGCTGATTGCCCATGTGAGCACCGAGCAGCCAGTGGGCTGCACCAACAAGGTGACTGTGGTTGGAGTTGGCATGGTGGGCATGGCCGCTGCCATCAGCATCCTGCTCAAG GAACTTACTGATGAGCTGGCCCtggttgatgtgatggaggataaGCTGAAGGGAGAGGCTATGGACCTGCAGCATGGTAGTCTCTTCCTCAAGACTCATAAAATTGTGGCTGACAAAG ACTACAGCGTGACTGCCAACTCTAAGGTCGTG GTGGTGTCCAACCCAG ttgaTATCCTGACCTACGTGGCATGGAAGCTGAGTGGCCTTCCCCGGAACCGTGTGATTGGTAGCGGCACCAACCTGGACTCTGCTCGATTCCGCTTCCTGATGGGTGAGAAACTGGGTCTGCACGCATCCAGCTGCCACGGCTGGGTGATTGGAGAGCATGGCGACTCCAGCG TGCCTGTATGGAGTGGCGTGAATGTAGCTGGTGTTTCCTTGCAGGGTCTCAACCCAGACATGGGTACAGACAAGGACAAGGATGAGTGGAAGAATGTCCACAAAATGGTGGTTGACAG TGCTTACGAGGTCATCAAGCTGAAGGGCTACACATCCTGGGCTATCGGCATGTCTGTAGCTGACCTGTGTGAGAGCATCCTGAAGAACCTTCACAAATGCCACCCAGTGTCCACCCTGGTCAAG GGAATGCACGGTGTGAATGATGAAGTTTTCCTGAGTGTGCCCTGCGTCCTGGGCAGCAGCGGCCTGACCGACGTGGTGAAAATGACCCTGAAACCGGAAGAGGAGAAACAGCTGGTAAAGAGTGCTGAAACCCTGTGGGGTGTGCAGAAGGAGCTGACCTTATGA
- the LOC108275131 gene encoding tumor susceptibility gene 101 protein isoform X2, whose amino-acid sequence MLMLQYKTEEVNVTPKLVLCLSFFNDGSTRELMSLTGTVPVSYRGNVYNIPVCLWLLDTYPYNPPICFVKPTSAMMIKTGKHIDANGKIYLPYLHEWKHPQSDLYGLIQVMIVVFGEEPPVFSRPTTQPSYQAFQAAGPPNQAYMSGMPAVSAYGPNPNPCGYPGYSYPGGSAYPATGGPAHYQSQPQVTTVGPSRDATIGEDTIRASLISAVSDKLRWRMKEEMDRAQAELDALKRTEEDLKKGHQKLEEMVSRLDQEVTEVDRNIELLKKKDEELTEALEKMENQSENNDIDDVIVPTAPLYKQILNLYAEENAIEDTIFYLGEALRRGVIDLEVFLKHVRLLSRKQFQLRALMQKARKTAGLSDLY is encoded by the exons ATGCTTATG CTCCAGTACAAGACTGAAGAAGTAAATGTCACACCAAAACTTGTCTTATGCTTGTCTT TTTTCAATGATGGATCAACAAGGGAGCTAATGAGTTTAACTGGGACAGTGCCAGTGAGCTACAGAG GAAACGTATACAATATTCCTGTGTGTCTATGGCTGTTGGACACATACCCCTACAACCCGCCCATTTGTTTCGTAAAACCAACGAGTGCGATGATGATCAAGACCGGGAAACACATCGATGCAAACGGCAAGATCTACCTGCCATATCTTCACGAATGGAAGCAT CCTCAGTCTGACCTATACGGCCTGATCCAAGTGATGATTGTTGTTTTTGGAGAAGAGCCTCCAGTGTTCTCTCGGCCTACGACTCAGCCCTCCTACCAGGCTTTCCAGGCCGCAGGACCTCCAAATC AGGCATATATGTCTGGTATGCCTGCTGTATCAGCCTATGGGCCAAACCCTAATCCATG TGGCTACCCAGGATATTCTTACCCTGGAGGGAGCGCGTATCCTGCCACGGGGGGTCCTGCTCACTACCAGTCCCAGCCGCAAGTCACCACTGTGG GTCCGAGTCGAGACGCCACCATTGGGGAGGACACTATCCGTGCCTCTCTCATCTCGGCAGTGAGTGATAAACTGCGCTGGAGGATGAAGGAAGAGATGGATCGGGCTCAGGCAGAGCTGGACGCACTTAAGCGCACCGAAGAGGATCTGAAGAAGGGCCATCAGAAGCTGGAGGAGATGGTGTCCAGGCTTGACCAGGAAGTG actGAGGTGGACAGGAATATTGAGCTCTTAAAGAAGAAAGATGAAGAACTGACAGAGGCTctggagaaaatggagaatCAGTCAGAGAACAATGATATTGATGATGTCATTGTTCCCACAGCGCCACTCTACAAGCAGATCCTGAACCTGTATGCAGAGGAGAACGCCATCGAAGACACCATCTTCTACCTCGGAGAGGCTCTGCGCCGAGGCGTCATTGATCTGGAGGTCTTTCTCAAG CATGTCCGCCTGCTCTCCCGGAAACAGTTCCAGCTGCGAGCGCTTATGCAGAAGGCTCGGAAGACTGCTGGACTCAGTGACCTCTACTGA
- the LOC108275131 gene encoding tumor susceptibility gene 101 protein isoform X1, which produces MAVVNEGALKKMLKQYKYRDLTVREITNVILQYKDLKPLMDAYVFNDGSTRELMSLTGTVPVSYRGNVYNIPVCLWLLDTYPYNPPICFVKPTSAMMIKTGKHIDANGKIYLPYLHEWKHPQSDLYGLIQVMIVVFGEEPPVFSRPTTQPSYQAFQAAGPPNQAYMSGMPAVSAYGPNPNPCGYPGYSYPGGSAYPATGGPAHYQSQPQVTTVGPSRDATIGEDTIRASLISAVSDKLRWRMKEEMDRAQAELDALKRTEEDLKKGHQKLEEMVSRLDQEVTEVDRNIELLKKKDEELTEALEKMENQSENNDIDDVIVPTAPLYKQILNLYAEENAIEDTIFYLGEALRRGVIDLEVFLKHVRLLSRKQFQLRALMQKARKTAGLSDLY; this is translated from the exons ATGGCGGTTGTAAACGAAGGAGCGCTTAAAAAGATGCTTAAG CAATACAAATATCGTGACCTGACAGTTCGTGAGATCACAAATGTTATCCTGCAATACAAAGACCTTAAACCGCTGATGGATGCTTATG TTTTCAATGATGGATCAACAAGGGAGCTAATGAGTTTAACTGGGACAGTGCCAGTGAGCTACAGAG GAAACGTATACAATATTCCTGTGTGTCTATGGCTGTTGGACACATACCCCTACAACCCGCCCATTTGTTTCGTAAAACCAACGAGTGCGATGATGATCAAGACCGGGAAACACATCGATGCAAACGGCAAGATCTACCTGCCATATCTTCACGAATGGAAGCAT CCTCAGTCTGACCTATACGGCCTGATCCAAGTGATGATTGTTGTTTTTGGAGAAGAGCCTCCAGTGTTCTCTCGGCCTACGACTCAGCCCTCCTACCAGGCTTTCCAGGCCGCAGGACCTCCAAATC AGGCATATATGTCTGGTATGCCTGCTGTATCAGCCTATGGGCCAAACCCTAATCCATG TGGCTACCCAGGATATTCTTACCCTGGAGGGAGCGCGTATCCTGCCACGGGGGGTCCTGCTCACTACCAGTCCCAGCCGCAAGTCACCACTGTGG GTCCGAGTCGAGACGCCACCATTGGGGAGGACACTATCCGTGCCTCTCTCATCTCGGCAGTGAGTGATAAACTGCGCTGGAGGATGAAGGAAGAGATGGATCGGGCTCAGGCAGAGCTGGACGCACTTAAGCGCACCGAAGAGGATCTGAAGAAGGGCCATCAGAAGCTGGAGGAGATGGTGTCCAGGCTTGACCAGGAAGTG actGAGGTGGACAGGAATATTGAGCTCTTAAAGAAGAAAGATGAAGAACTGACAGAGGCTctggagaaaatggagaatCAGTCAGAGAACAATGATATTGATGATGTCATTGTTCCCACAGCGCCACTCTACAAGCAGATCCTGAACCTGTATGCAGAGGAGAACGCCATCGAAGACACCATCTTCTACCTCGGAGAGGCTCTGCGCCGAGGCGTCATTGATCTGGAGGTCTTTCTCAAG CATGTCCGCCTGCTCTCCCGGAAACAGTTCCAGCTGCGAGCGCTTATGCAGAAGGCTCGGAAGACTGCTGGACTCAGTGACCTCTACTGA